In one window of Lepus europaeus isolate LE1 chromosome 14, mLepTim1.pri, whole genome shotgun sequence DNA:
- the LOC133773250 gene encoding histone H3.3A yields the protein MARTKQTARKSTGGKAPRKQLATKAARKSAPSTGGVKKPHRYRPGTVALREIRRYQKSTELLIRKLPFQRLVREIAQDFKTDLRFQSAAIGALQEASEAYLVGLFEDTNLCAIHAKRVTIMPKDIQLARRIRGERA from the exons ATGGCTCGTACAAAGCAGACTGCCCGCAAATCGACTGGTGGTAAAGCACCCAGGAAGCAACTGGCTACAAAAGCCGCTCGCAAGAGTGCGCCCTCTACTGGAGGGGTGAAGAAACCTCATCGTTACAG GCCCGGTACTGTGGCACTTCGTGAAATCAGACGTTATCAGAAGTCCACTGAGCTTCTGATCCGCAAACTCCCCTTCCAGCGTCTGGTGCGAGAAATCGCTCAGGACTTCAAAACAGATCTGCGCTTCCAGAGCGCAGCTATTGGTGCTTTGCAG GAGGCAAGTGAGGCCTATCTGGTTGGCCTTTTTGAAGACACCAACCTGTGTGCTATCCATGCCAAACGTGTAACAATTATGCCAAAAGACATCCAGCTAGCACGCCGCATACGTGGAGAACGTGCTTAA